The nucleotide sequence TGCCGCGCCCGGAGTACGACGTCGACCTGCTGCTGCCCTACACCGAGGGCGCGCTGGTCGCCCGCCTGCACGACGAGGGCGAGGTGCTGTCCGAGGAGCACACCCCCGAGGGCACCCGGGTCCGCGCCCGGGTCGGGCCGGAGCTGGGCACCGCGGTACTGGCGTTCGCGATCGCCGGTGGGCCGGCCGGCGCCGACGCCGATCCCGACCTGCCGGCGACGGCGGCGGGGCGCTGACCCGGGCGGTCCCGGCCGGGTCCCGGAGCGCACCGGGCGGTCGTGCCCGGGTGGTGTTCCGGCGGGTCGCGGCGCCGCTGGTGGCTGCGACACTCGGCCTGGTGCCCGCCACCGCGGCTGCCGCGACACCGTCCGCGGCGGCGCAGGCGCGTGCCGTGCCGGGGCCGTCGGCCGCAGCGCCGCCGGTCGCCGAGCCGCAGCCGGTGTGCACCATCGACGACCCGCGGCTGGCCGAACTCTCCGGACTCGTCACCGAGGGGGCGCCGGGGGAGCGGCCACAGCGCTACCACGCGATCGTCGACGGTGGCGGCACCGCGCAGGTGTTCACCCTCGATCCGGCCGGCTGCGCGGTGACGGGGGAGCGGAGCGCACCGGTGCGGGTCACCGACGTCGAGGACCTCGGCCGTTCACCGGACGGCGATCTCTGGCTCGCCGACATCGGGGACAACACGGCACGCCGCGAGTCGGTGCGCCTGGTCGTGCTGCCGGTCGACAGGCCGCCCCGTACCTACGACCTCGTCTACCCGGACGGCCCGCGGGACGCCGAGGCGGTGCTCGTCGCCGACGACGGGACCCCGCTGATCGTGGACAAGACCTCCGGTGCGGCCGGGCTGTACCGCCCCGCGGAACCGCTCGCCGAGGGACGGCCGCTGGAGCTGGAACGGGTCACCGACGTCGTCCTGCCGTACTCGGCGACCGCCGGTGGACCGCTGGGGGCGATCGGTACCCGCACGATCACCGGCGGCGCCGTGGGGCCGCCGGACGCGGATGGCGGACGGGCCGCGGCGCTGCGGACCTACACCGACGCGTGGCTGTTCCCGCTGCCCGACGGCCCGGTGACCGGGGACGTCCTGGTCGAGGCGCTGCGCGGGGCGCCGTTGCAGGTGCCGTTGCCCGGCGAAGCACAGGGCGAGGCGGTCGCCCTGGACGGCCGCGGGGCGCTGCACTCCGGCACCGAGACGCGGGGACTGGCACCGGCGGGTATCCGGACGGTCCCCGGCGCGGTCGCCGCGGCCACGGCACCGGCGGCGCCGGTCCGGGCACAGCCCGCAGAGGCGCCCGACGCCCGCTCCTTCCCACCGTGGCTGCCCGCCGTCGCCGGAATGGCGGTGGTCGTCGGTGTGCTGCTCGCCGGTGTGGGGGCGATGGCGCTGCACGGCCGCCGCAGACGCTGACCGCGCCGCCCCCGGGCTGCGGATCGGAGGCGGCGCAGATCAAGGGTGGCGCGGATCAGAAGCAGCGCGGTCAGCGGCAGCGCAGGTCAGAAGTGGCGCAGGTCAGAGGTGGCGCCGATCAAGAGTGGCGCAGATCAGCGGCACCACGGGTCAGCAGCGACGCCGATCAGCGGCGGCGCGGGTCAGCGACGGCGCAACCCGCAGGCCGCGCATGATCGGAGTCGGCGCATGATCAGAGGCGGCGCAGCACCGCGACGACCCGGCCGAGGATCGACGCGTCGTCCCCGGGGATTGGCTCGTAGGCGTCGTTGGCCGGCATCAGCCAGATGTGACCGTCCTTGCGGCGGAACGTCTTCACCGTGGCCTCGCCGTCGATCATCGCCGCGACCACCTCGCCCTGCTCCGCGACCGGCTGCTGCCGGACGACGACCCAGTCCCCGTCGGTGATCGCCGCGTTGACCATCGAGTCACCCTTGACGTTCAGCAGGAAGAGCGTGCCCTCCCCGACGATCTCCCGGGGGAGTGGGAACACGTCCTGCACGGCCTGCTCGGCCAGGATCGGGCCACCGGCGGCGATGTCGCCGATCAGCGGCACGAACGCCGGAGCGGGCCGCTCCGAGCGGCTGGCCTCGGTGTCGGCGTCGGTTCCGTCGCCTGCGCCGACCTGCTCGGGGCTGCGCACGTCGACCGCACGGGTGCGGTTCGGATCCCTGCGCAGGAAACCCTTGCGCTCCAAGGTCCGCAACTGGTGGTGCACCGACGACGTGGAGGTGAGCCCCACCGCGTCGCCGATCTCCCGCACGCTCGGCGGGTAGCCGTAACGGTCCACCCAGTCCCGGATCACCGCCAGGACCTTCCGCTGTCGCGGGGTCAGACCGCGTGTGTCGGCCGGGGGCTCGGGGAACTCCCGGACGTTGGCGGAACCCCGCCCGGGGGACGCACCGCCTCCGGACTCGTCCGCTGCCATCGCATTCGCCTCCTCGAGGATGTACCGGCACGAACACTAGCCGCCTTCGGCCGGTCCGCCAAACATGCGTTCGAAGTTCACCGCCCGCGTGTCGTGGATTCCGTCGGGCACCGGTGGTACAAACTCGCACAGGCGTTCGATCGAACATCGATTCGATTCGAGTGGCCGGGTGTCCGAGGCGGGCGCCCGTTCGGGCAGAAAGGGCGAGCGGCATGGGTGTGGTGACCGAGATCCGGCCGTCGGGCACGCGGCGACCGGCGGAGTTCCGGCCGGTCCGGTCGGCACCGGCGGCGCAGGTGGCACCGGCGGCACGGGTGGCACCGGCGGCACGGCCGGTGCAGCCGGCGGGTGGCGTGCTGCGGCGCGCCGCAGCGGGTCTGGGGATCGGGCTCGCCTCGGCGACGGCGGTCGTCGGGCTGGGCCTGCTCGCCGAGATCTCGGCGGCCGTGTCGGCGTCGCCACCGCCGGTCGGCGTCGTGGGCCCGGCGGGCGACTGAACCCGGCCGGGGCGGGCTGAGCAGCGGCGATCCGATTTCTGTCGGGGTCCGGTGTTAGACAGCTCGCACGTCCGTTCGACCGGTCCCGGGGAAGGGCCGGCCGGATCGGGCACGGCGCGCGGCCGGGTGTGGCCGCCGTCGACGGTGACCGTTCCGCCGGAACAGGCGGGTGGTCCTCGATGAGCAGGAGGAGCCATGCAGGAGCTCGACGTGCGTGAGGTGGCGCGGCAACCACGGGCCGGCGGGACGGGCCGGGCAGCGGCCGCCGGGGTGCGGCAGCGGTCGGTGTCCACCAGGTTGCGGGAGCGGCCGGGATCCGCCCGTGCGGTGCCGTGCGCAGGGGCCACGCGTCCGGCCCGCGGGTCCGCCGCGGCCCGCGCCGCAGTCCGGTGGGCCCTGCCCGGGGTCGTTCCCGGGGCGTCCGTGCCGTCCGGCGGCGTCGTGCGCGAGCCCGCCGAGGGCAGCACCGTGGCTCCGGTCCGGCCGCCGTCGGTGCAGGAGCCGGCCCCACTGGCCCCATCGGTCACACCGGGACGAGCCGCTGCGCCCGCGCCGCGACGGCCGGGCGCGCTCGCGTCGGCTGCGGCGCCGGCGGTGGCACTGCGGACGGCGCGCCCGCGGCATCGCCGCTGTGTGACCCCCACCCGCCGGGCACGTCCGGCTCTG is from Pseudonocardia autotrophica and encodes:
- the lexA gene encoding transcriptional repressor LexA, translating into MAADESGGGASPGRGSANVREFPEPPADTRGLTPRQRKVLAVIRDWVDRYGYPPSVREIGDAVGLTSTSSVHHQLRTLERKGFLRRDPNRTRAVDVRSPEQVGAGDGTDADTEASRSERPAPAFVPLIGDIAAGGPILAEQAVQDVFPLPREIVGEGTLFLLNVKGDSMVNAAITDGDWVVVRQQPVAEQGEVVAAMIDGEATVKTFRRKDGHIWLMPANDAYEPIPGDDASILGRVVAVLRRL